The following are encoded in a window of Haloarcula laminariae genomic DNA:
- a CDS encoding DUF7577 domain-containing protein has protein sequence MQPWVWLAAYVLGFGLLQVLLYRHFSDRTASPQPTERRVTRADGGRRVAAEATETVVCGHCGAVNESHSMIRYCGACAESLR, from the coding sequence ATGCAACCCTGGGTGTGGCTCGCGGCGTACGTCCTCGGGTTCGGGCTGTTGCAGGTGCTGCTCTACCGGCACTTCAGCGACCGGACGGCGTCCCCACAGCCGACCGAGAGGCGCGTCACGCGGGCCGACGGCGGCCGGCGGGTCGCCGCCGAGGCGACCGAGACCGTCGTCTGCGGGCACTGTGGCGCCGTCAACGAGTCCCACAGCATGATTCGGTACTGTGGCGCCTGCGCCGAGTCGCTCCGGTAG
- a CDS encoding acyltransferase: MTKRHVSLPPVAEEGLRAFIDEVDERLSGEEDTCDVVTDVLVDLHGDREAYERWQSGGDVSPAERVRLQGYDPCNTTLESEYYAEKDEERFKRSKHLQWLWRQFDATPMADNVEFALRFRRMLADHLFESCGENCRFFKNISVTYGHNIEVGDNVVVHDDVHLDDRGKLTIGDRVSISDDTHIYSHDHDAVDQTHVDNYHTIIEDDVRLTYDSMVRAGVRVGENAILAAKSVAGADIPAHHIAAGTPAKSIAIKDGWESVAEPLEDANVDRRADRELDVEIPEDITVFDEFQRDLAPPDR, from the coding sequence ATGACGAAGCGCCACGTGTCGTTGCCGCCGGTCGCCGAGGAGGGGCTCCGGGCCTTCATCGACGAGGTCGACGAGCGGCTTTCGGGCGAGGAAGACACCTGCGACGTGGTCACGGACGTGCTCGTCGACCTCCACGGCGACCGCGAGGCCTACGAACGCTGGCAGTCCGGCGGGGACGTCTCGCCCGCCGAGCGGGTCCGACTCCAGGGCTATGACCCCTGTAACACGACCCTGGAGAGCGAGTACTACGCTGAGAAAGACGAGGAGCGGTTCAAACGCTCCAAACACCTCCAGTGGCTCTGGCGACAGTTCGACGCGACGCCGATGGCCGACAACGTCGAGTTCGCGCTGCGCTTTCGCCGGATGCTCGCCGACCACCTCTTCGAGTCCTGTGGCGAGAACTGCCGCTTTTTCAAGAACATCTCCGTCACCTACGGTCACAACATCGAGGTCGGCGACAACGTCGTCGTCCACGACGACGTCCACTTAGACGACCGCGGCAAGCTCACCATCGGCGACCGCGTCTCCATCTCCGACGACACCCACATCTACAGTCACGACCACGACGCGGTCGACCAGACACACGTCGACAACTACCACACGATAATCGAGGACGACGTCCGCCTGACCTACGACTCGATGGTCCGCGCGGGCGTCAGGGTGGGCGAGAACGCTATCCTCGCGGCGAAATCCGTCGCCGGCGCGGACATCCCGGCCCACCACATCGCGGCCGGGACGCCCGCCAAGTCCATCGCTATCAAGGACGGGTGGGAGTCGGTCGCCGAACCGCTCGAAGACGCCAACGTCGACCGCCGCGCCGACCGGGAGCTCGACGTCGAGATTCCCGAGGACATCACCGTCTTCGACGAGTTCCAACGGGACCTCGCGCCGCCGGACCGCTGA
- a CDS encoding CPBP family intramembrane glutamic endopeptidase: MRRSDPVSAVRGYLVNPGERRLRAPWRIGLWILLAGFGSVVLTLLFAAVPAPTGETGVVAALYALTELGWGFLAMGTAGLGVGYLLDRRTLADFGLGLDGQWWRDAAFGVALGLGLPTVVLAGQVAVGWTAVTSVLPATTGGTFGLASTGAVTGLALLIPFFVVQASVEEILVRGYLLTNLAEGAAGAIGKTASTAAATVLTGALFGVLHWTNPSATLLSVTNITLYGFLLGACYVLTGRLGIACGFHVAWNYGLSLWDFPVSGLDTGVALVGTEATGPELVTGGSFGPEGGLVALPLLAVGAGAIYWWVRREYGRVEVLDSIAVPDLRITTRGGE, encoded by the coding sequence ATGCGCAGGTCCGACCCCGTATCGGCGGTACGTGGCTATCTCGTCAACCCCGGCGAGAGGCGGCTCCGTGCCCCGTGGCGAATCGGTCTCTGGATTCTGTTGGCCGGCTTCGGTTCGGTTGTGCTCACGCTGCTCTTTGCCGCCGTCCCCGCGCCCACCGGAGAGACCGGCGTCGTGGCGGCGCTGTACGCGCTGACCGAACTCGGCTGGGGGTTCCTCGCGATGGGCACTGCCGGCCTGGGGGTCGGCTATCTGCTGGACCGCCGGACGCTGGCCGACTTCGGGCTGGGGCTGGACGGACAGTGGTGGCGTGACGCCGCCTTCGGTGTTGCGCTGGGGCTCGGGCTCCCGACAGTCGTGCTGGCCGGCCAGGTCGCCGTCGGCTGGACCGCCGTCACGAGCGTGCTCCCCGCGACGACGGGCGGGACCTTCGGCCTCGCCTCGACGGGCGCCGTCACCGGGCTCGCGCTCCTGATACCCTTCTTCGTCGTCCAGGCTAGCGTCGAGGAGATACTCGTCCGCGGCTACCTCCTGACGAACCTCGCGGAGGGGGCGGCCGGCGCAATCGGCAAGACGGCCTCGACCGCCGCCGCCACGGTCCTGACCGGCGCGCTCTTTGGCGTCCTCCACTGGACCAACCCCAGCGCGACGCTGCTGTCGGTGACGAACATCACGCTCTACGGGTTCTTGCTCGGGGCCTGCTACGTCCTCACCGGCCGACTGGGCATCGCCTGTGGCTTCCACGTCGCCTGGAACTACGGGCTCTCGCTGTGGGACTTCCCCGTCAGCGGGCTCGACACCGGCGTCGCCCTCGTCGGCACCGAGGCCACCGGTCCCGAACTGGTGACAGGGGGGTCGTTCGGCCCCGAGGGCGGCCTCGTCGCGCTCCCCCTGCTCGCCGTCGGGGCGGGCGCTATCTACTGGTGGGTCCGACGGGAGTACGGCCGCGTCGAGGTGCTGGACAGCATCGCCGTCCCCGACCTCCGGATTACGACACGTGGCGGGGAATGA